The Terriglobia bacterium genome contains the following window.
GCCGCTGATCGCCCCGCTCTATCAGGGCAAGACCGCGCACGACGTCGTCGGCGCCTTCAGCGACAAGCCCGGCCTTTCCAGCTACGAGCGCGTGCGCGCCACCTGGCTCCCCGGCAACACCGAAAAAGACTGGCGCAAGTGGCTGCATGACGGCGTCATCGCCGGGTCGGCGCTGCCCGCCCTCGCGCTCACTTCCAAGTGGAGCGCGGCCAGCCTGCCTGCTGCCACGCCGGCGCCCGCCGATGCCCTCGAATTCCTCTTCCGGCCCGATGCCGGCGTCTACGACGGCCGCTTCGCCAACAACGGCTGGCTGCAGGAGTTGCCCCGCCCGGTGACCAAACTCACCTGGGACAACGCCGCCCTGCTCAGCCCGGCCACCGCCGAAAAGTTCGGCGTCAGCCATCATGCCTCCTTCACCGGCGGCGAGCACGGCCAGATCCGCTCCGACGTCCTGGACATTATGCTCTCCGGCAGCAAAGTCACCGCCGCGGCGTGGACCTTGCCCGGACAGGCCGACGGCGTCGTCACCCTGCCGCTGGGCTACGGCCGCAAGAAGGCCGGCAGCACCGGCAACAACAAGGGATTCAATGCCTATGTCGTCCGCGCCTCTTCCGCGCTGTGGATGGCCACGGGCGGCAGCCTGCGCAAGACCGGCCACGACTACCCGCTGGCCTGCACCCAGTATCACCACAACATGGAAGGCCGCGAACTGGTGCGCTCGGCTTCGCTCGAGGAGTTCAAGCGCAACCCCGCCTTCGCCCACGAAGGGGCCGAAGAGCCGCCCAAGAGCCTCTCGCTCTACAAGGAATTCGCCTACCCCGGCTACGCCTGGGGCATGGCCATCGACCTGGCCTCCTGCAATGGCTGCAACGCCTGCGTCGTCGCTTGCGTCTCGGAGAACAACATCCCCGTGGTGGGCAAGGAACAGGTCATGCGCGGCCGCGAGATGCACTGGATCCGCATCGATCGCTACTACGAGGGCTCGCTGGAGGCCCCGGAGACTTTCTTCCAGCCGGTTCCCTGCCAGCAGTGCGAAAACGCGCCCTGCGAGCAGGTCTGCCCGGTGGGCGCCACAGTGCACAGCGCGGAAGGCCTGAACGACATGGTCTACAACCGCTGCATTGGCACGCGCTACTGCTCCAACAACTGCCCCTACAAGGTGCGCCGCTTCAATTTCCTGCGCTACCAGGATTGGGATACGCCCTCGCTCAAGTTGCTGCGCAATCCGGAAGTGACCGTGCGCAGCCGCGGCGTCATGGAAAAGTGCACCTACTGCGTGCAGCGCATCAACAACGTGCGCATCGATGCCGAAAAGCAGAACCGCCCGATCCGCGACGGCGAAATCGTCACCGCCTGCGAGGCCGCCTGCCCCGCCGAAGCCATCATCTTCGGCAACGCCAACGATCCCACGAGCCGCGTCGCGCAGCTCAAGGCGCAACAGCGCAACTACGCCATTTTGGCCGAACTGAATGCCCGGCCGCGCACCACGTATCTCGCGGCGGTGCGCAATCCGAACCCCGAGCTCGAGAAGGCCGGCAGTGGCTCTCGGAAAATGGACAAGCGATGAGCAGCACGCCCAAGAATCCTTCTTCGCCGCGCCGGCTCGCGCCGGTGCTCGAGCCCGGGCATACCTACGCCTCGGTCACCGACAAGATCAGCGCCATCGTTCTGACCCGGCCCGCGGGCCTCGGCTGGTTTCTCGGTTTCTCTCTGTCCTTCGGCCTGGTCATGATTCTCGGCATGGCCCTGGCCTACCTCATCGCCAAGGGCGTTGGGATCTGGGGCATCAACATCCCCATCGGCTGGGGCTTCGCCATCGTCAATTTCGTCTGGTGGATCGGTATCGGCCACGCCGGCACGCTGATCTCCGCCATTCTCCTGCTCCTCAATCAGAAGTGGCGCACCTCCATCAATCGTTTCGCGGAGGCCATGACCCTGTTTGCCGTGGCTTGCGCGGGGATCTTCCCGCTGATCCACACCGGCCGCCCCTGGTACGCCTTCTGGATGTTCCCCTATCCCAGCACCATGGGCATCTGGCCGCAGTTCCGCAGCCCGCTCATCTGGGACGTTTTCGCCGTCTCCACCTACGGCACGGTCTCTCTGCTCTTCTGGTTCGTCGGCCTGCTGCCGGACCTGGCCACCCTGCGCGACCGCGCCAAATCGCGCGCCGGCCAGATGATTTACGGCATGCTGGCCATGGGCTGGCGCGGCTCGGCCCGCCATTGGCACCGATACCAGAGCGCCTATCTGCTCCTCGCGGGACTGGCGACCCCGCTGGTGGTCTCCGTGCACACGGTGGTGAGCTTCGATTTCGCGGTGGCCATCGTTCCCGGATGGCACACCACCATCTTTCCTCCGTACTTCGTCGCCGGCGCCATCTACTCCGGTTTTGCGATGGTGCTGACCATCGCCATCCCCCTGCGCAAGTTCTACGGCTTGGAAGATTTCATCACCATGCGCCATCTCGAGAACATGGCCAAGGTCATGCTCGCCACCGGCCTGATCGTGGCCTACGGCTACGTGATGGAATTCTTCATGGGCTTTTACGGGGGCAACAAGTACGACACCTTCCTGGCGTGGAACCGCATGCACGGGCCGTACGCCCCGTTTTACTGGTCGCTGATTTTGTGCAACATCGTCATCCCGCAGCTGCTGTGGTTCCACCGCATCCGCACCAACGTCGTCGTGCTCTTCCTGCTTTCGCTGGTGGTCAACGTGGGCATGTGGCTGGAGCGCTTCGTCATTGTGGTCATCAGCCTGCACCGCGATTTCATGCCCTCCGCCTGGGGCCGCTACTCCCCCACGTTCTGGGATTGGGCCACCTACGTCGGCACGATCGGCCTGTTCGTGATGCTGCTCTTCCTGTTCGTGCGCGCGCTGCCGGTCATCTCCATCGCCGAGATGCGCGAACTGGTCGCGCACTCCTCGGAGGAAAAGCCATGAGCGAGCAGCGCTCCAACCTCCATGGCGTGATGGCGGAGTTTGCCACGACGGAACAGCTCCTGGCCGCCGCCGCAAAATCCCGGGAAGCGGGCTACACCTGCCTCGACGCCTATGCGCCCTTTCCCGTGGAAGGCCTGGCCGACGCTCTGGGCCTAGGCCGCCCCCTCGTGCCCCTGCTCACTCTGCTGGGCGGGTTGTTGGGTGGCTGCGCCGGCTTCGGCCTGCAGTACTGGGTTTCCGTCATCAACTACCCCGTTAATGTCGGCGGCCGCCCCCTCAACAGCTGGCCCGCCTTCATTCCCGTGACCTTCGAATTGACGATTCTCGGCGCTTCGCTCTTTGCCGTCTTCGGCATGCTGGCCCTGAACAAGCTGCCCGAGCCGTATCACGCCGTGTTCAACGTCCCGCGTTTTGCTCTGGCCTCGCACGACCGCTTCTTCCTGTGCATCGAGGCCGGCGACCCCCAGTTCGACCGGGTGCGCACGGCGCAGTTCCTGGAGAGTCTCAAGGCCTATGCCGTCAGCGAGGTGTTGGATGAGTAGCGCGGCGCGTTTTTCTTCGCTTCCGCGCCTGGCGGGCACTCTGTGCGCCGCTGCGTGTTTGCTCGTGCTCGGCGGTTGCCAGCAGGACATGGCCCACCAGCCGAAGTACCGGCCTCTGGCTCCTTCGACTTTCTTCGAGGACGGCCGCTCGGAGCGGCCCCCGGTGGAAAACACCGTGGATCGCGGGGCGCTGGCCGATGACGACCTCAACATCCCCAAAGATTCCAACGCCTTCCCGCTGCCCGTCACCCAGCAGTTGCTCGAGCGCGGCCAGGAACGCTACAAAATTTTCTGCAGCCCCTGCCACGGTCTGCAAGGCGACGGCAACGGCATGGTTGCCATCCGCGGCATGAAGCATCCGCCCAGCTATCACCAGGACCGGCTGCGCCAGGCTCCCGTGGGGTATTTCTACGACGTGATCACGCACGGCTTCGGTGCCATGTACGACTATTCCGCGCAGATTCCTCCGCGCGACCGCTGGGCCATCATCGCCTATGTCCGCGCGCTGCAGTTGAGCCGCAACGCGCCGGCCGCCGATCTTCCCGCCGCCCTGCGTCAGAAACTCAGCGCTGGCAGCGCTCCGGCGGCGGCCGCGCACGCAGGAGGCGCTGAGAAATGACGGAGCAGAACTACATGGCGCCCCAAAGCGTCTCCCGCCTTGGGCAGCGCGCCTTGACCGTCGGCCTGCTGGGCTTCGCCGGCTGCGCGGCGGGCCTGTTCATGAATCCTGAGCAGTTCTTCCGCTCTTATTTGGTCGGCTATCTGCTCACGCTAGGCGTGGCTCTCGGCTGTCTCGGCCTGCTCATGGTGCAGCACATGACCGGCGGCAATTGGGGCATCCTCATCCGCCGCCCCCTCGAAGCCGCCACGCGCACCATCCCGCTGTTGGCCCTCCTCTTCGTGCCCATCTACTTCGGCATGCACCGGCTTTACGTCTGGACCGGCCCCATGAAGGAGCCGCTCTCCGATTTCCAGAAGGGCTATCTCACCATTCCGGGATTCCTCAGCCGCGCCGTGTTCTATTTCGGCATCTGGATACTGCTGAGCCTGCTCCTGAATCGCTGGTCTTTGGAGCAGGATACGAACACCGAAGACCGCGCTCTCCGCCGCAGGCTGCAGCTGCTCAGCGGTCCGGGCATCCTTCTCTACGTCTTCACCGTGACCTTTGCCGCGGTGGACTGGGTGATGTCCCTCTCCCCGCACTGGGTCTCCACCATTTACGGCTTTCTCTTTGTGGCCGGCCAGGCCATCTCGGCCATGGCCTTGATGATCATCGTGATCGTCATGCTCTCGCGCTCCGAACCCATGGCCCACGTCCTGCAGCCGCGTCACCTGCACGATCTCGGCAAGCTGCTCTTCGCCTTTATCATGCTCTGGGCCTATTTCTCTTTCTCGCAGCTCCTGATCATCTGGTCCGGCAACTTGCCCGAAGAGATCGTCTTCTACAGCGCCCGCCTGCACGGAGGCTGGGGCGTCGTGGCCGTGCTCCTGCTCCTGTTCCATTTTGCGCTGCCTTTCTCCCTGCTCCTCTCCCGCGACCTCAAGCGCAGCGCCAGGTTCCTGCCCATGATCGCCGCGGCCATCATCTTTATGCGCGCCGTGGACCTGTTCTGGCTGGCCGGGCCGGAGTTTTTCCCGCAGGGCTTTCATCTCAGCTGGCTCGATTTCGCCGCGCCCCTCGGCATTGGTGGTATCTGGCTGGCCGCATTTGCGGCACAATTGAAGCAGCGGCCGCTTCTGCCCCTGGGCGATCCCAAACTGGCGGAGGCCATCGAACACGATGAGCACTGATCTGCATAACACGGGACACGGCGCCGGCCAGGAACCCTCGCACGACGATGTGGCCTTTGAGCCCCGCGACGTCAAGGTTTCCATCGTCATGAAGTTCCTGCTCTACATGGGAATTGCCATCGGCGTGGTCTACCTCATCTGTCTCGGCGTCTACCGCACCATGACCGAGCAGCGCGCCGTATCCGATACGCCGCCCCCTGCCGTGCGCATGGGGCAGCCCGCGCCGATGCCTCCCGAGCCGCGCCTGCAGGGCGTGCCCGGCCACGAGACGGATGCCCAGCAGGACCTCCGCGACGAGCGGGCCGCGGACAACCGGGAACTCGCGGAAACGCGCTGGGTGGATGAAAAGGCCGGCATTGCGCAGATTCCCGTGGAAGACGCGATGAAGATCATCGCCGAGAAAGGTTTGCCGGGCGTTGCTGCTGCGCCGCCTGCACAGAAGAAAAAGTAAGCCGATGAAATTGCTCCGCACCATTGCCGGAATCGTCGCGCTCCTCGCGCTGGCTCTCGCCGCGCAGGCGCAACAGGCCGTGCCCGACGGCGTCACCCTGCCCGGGTTGCCCGCGGCGCTGCGCGGCGTCGGCTTCGATCCGCAGCTCGACGCCCCGATCCCCGCCGATATCCCTTTCCGCGACGAAACCGGACGCACGGTGCGCTTCGGCGACTATTACGGCCAGAGGCCCGTGGTTGTCGCGTTTGTCTATTACGCCTGTCCCATGCTCTGCAACGAAGTCGAGCAGAGCCTCGTGGGCGTCCTCAAGACCCTCTCGTTCAATCCCGGCCGTGAATACGAAGTGGTCTTCGTCAGCTTTGACGCGCGCGAAACCCCGGAGATGGCTGCGGAGAAAAAGAAAGATGCGATGTCCCGCTTCGGCCGCCCGGAAACCGCCGCCGGATGGCATTTCCTGACCGGCTCGCAGGCCTCGATCGACACGCTGACCCACGCCGCCAATTTCCGCTACCGCTTCGACGAAAAGAGCCAGCTCTTCGCGCACACCAGCGGCATCCTCCTGCTCACTCCCGCGGGCCGTATCTCCCGCTATTTCCTCGGCGTCAACTATCCGCCGCGCGACGTCCGCC
Protein-coding sequences here:
- a CDS encoding TAT-variant-translocated molybdopterin oxidoreductase, with product MHADDHKNEHTAGQAPQHEHDAHGQHAEELTPREYSLDLAAIRERLGKTTGKEYWRSLEELSDNPHFTELLHREFPRQASEWDDSVDRRDFLKLMAASLALAGLSGCGRAPEETIVPYVKQPAGLILGKPRFYATAMPLGAEAIGLLVESHEGRPTKIEGNPDHPASLGATDAFAQASVLGLYDPDRSQVLTYLGEIRAWGGFLEEVAVTAAGLKTTGGAGLRILTGSVISPTLGAQLRALLAQFPQASWHQWEPAGSDGAREGGKLAFGRYVNTVLRPEKADVILALDSDFLGSGAGHIRYSKEFSRRRKVAGPQAEMNRLYVLEPTPSVTGASADHRIPMRASDIALFARALAAKLGLGGAVTLPAGSERLLDVVAADLQKHRGASLVVAGDYQPAEVHALAHAINQALGNTGATLYYTDPVEAQPANQLESLRSLCADLDAGRVDTLLILGGNPVYDAPHDFDFTAKLRKARLAVHLSAYFDETSDYCHWHIPEAHYLESWSDVRAFDGTASIVQPLIAPLYQGKTAHDVVGAFSDKPGLSSYERVRATWLPGNTEKDWRKWLHDGVIAGSALPALALTSKWSAASLPAATPAPADALEFLFRPDAGVYDGRFANNGWLQELPRPVTKLTWDNAALLSPATAEKFGVSHHASFTGGEHGQIRSDVLDIMLSGSKVTAAAWTLPGQADGVVTLPLGYGRKKAGSTGNNKGFNAYVVRASSALWMATGGSLRKTGHDYPLACTQYHHNMEGRELVRSASLEEFKRNPAFAHEGAEEPPKSLSLYKEFAYPGYAWGMAIDLASCNGCNACVVACVSENNIPVVGKEQVMRGREMHWIRIDRYYEGSLEAPETFFQPVPCQQCENAPCEQVCPVGATVHSAEGLNDMVYNRCIGTRYCSNNCPYKVRRFNFLRYQDWDTPSLKLLRNPEVTVRSRGVMEKCTYCVQRINNVRIDAEKQNRPIRDGEIVTACEAACPAEAIIFGNANDPTSRVAQLKAQQRNYAILAELNARPRTTYLAAVRNPNPELEKAGSGSRKMDKR
- the nrfD gene encoding polysulfide reductase NrfD, with product MSSTPKNPSSPRRLAPVLEPGHTYASVTDKISAIVLTRPAGLGWFLGFSLSFGLVMILGMALAYLIAKGVGIWGINIPIGWGFAIVNFVWWIGIGHAGTLISAILLLLNQKWRTSINRFAEAMTLFAVACAGIFPLIHTGRPWYAFWMFPYPSTMGIWPQFRSPLIWDVFAVSTYGTVSLLFWFVGLLPDLATLRDRAKSRAGQMIYGMLAMGWRGSARHWHRYQSAYLLLAGLATPLVVSVHTVVSFDFAVAIVPGWHTTIFPPYFVAGAIYSGFAMVLTIAIPLRKFYGLEDFITMRHLENMAKVMLATGLIVAYGYVMEFFMGFYGGNKYDTFLAWNRMHGPYAPFYWSLILCNIVIPQLLWFHRIRTNVVVLFLLSLVVNVGMWLERFVIVVISLHRDFMPSAWGRYSPTFWDWATYVGTIGLFVMLLFLFVRALPVISIAEMRELVAHSSEEKP
- a CDS encoding DUF3341 domain-containing protein, whose translation is MAEFATTEQLLAAAAKSREAGYTCLDAYAPFPVEGLADALGLGRPLVPLLTLLGGLLGGCAGFGLQYWVSVINYPVNVGGRPLNSWPAFIPVTFELTILGASLFAVFGMLALNKLPEPYHAVFNVPRFALASHDRFFLCIEAGDPQFDRVRTAQFLESLKAYAVSEVLDE
- a CDS encoding cytochrome c; this encodes MSSAARFSSLPRLAGTLCAAACLLVLGGCQQDMAHQPKYRPLAPSTFFEDGRSERPPVENTVDRGALADDDLNIPKDSNAFPLPVTQQLLERGQERYKIFCSPCHGLQGDGNGMVAIRGMKHPPSYHQDRLRQAPVGYFYDVITHGFGAMYDYSAQIPPRDRWAIIAYVRALQLSRNAPAADLPAALRQKLSAGSAPAAAAHAGGAEK
- a CDS encoding SCO family protein, which gives rise to MKLLRTIAGIVALLALALAAQAQQAVPDGVTLPGLPAALRGVGFDPQLDAPIPADIPFRDETGRTVRFGDYYGQRPVVVAFVYYACPMLCNEVEQSLVGVLKTLSFNPGREYEVVFVSFDARETPEMAAEKKKDAMSRFGRPETAAGWHFLTGSQASIDTLTHAANFRYRFDEKSQLFAHTSGILLLTPAGRISRYFLGVNYPPRDVRLGLVDASSGKIGTPTDHVLLFCFQYDPSTTRYSASILKIIRAGGLLTIFAILLGVVFFRWREYRAARLAKRGAGPNLQGAH